In Nematostella vectensis chromosome 12, jaNemVect1.1, whole genome shotgun sequence, the genomic window cgcttcatgattgccgcagcattcagaatgtttttctaatgattgtttgcaccgaaacgagttcagacatctacagcataaaaaacgagtatgatgaaactcatcaatttgagtagatactaatctcatcatattctttatccagcagtaatgattcgtctcatcatccgagatgagaagtaagttgattgcattatctggatccttctcactgattctcaatggatatattttggtttcgtatccaaacacattaaccgtatactggttctgtttctcgaacttgtcaatctgttttagtgagacggggaactctatccctgaccagtcgaatttctcagagttctctatcatttgtttactgaacctttgaggatctttctccctaggatacacagcagaggttactgcccacttgaaacattcgtGATCATTCTCGTTCTTAACATTGATGATCGCCTTCTTAGACGCTAGTTTCGGCGGCAGCGGAATATAGGAAGACCCAGAAAGCGGTTCAAAGGGATCTATGTTGATGTCAAAGTATTCCACTTGGTCAAACTGCCATCCGGAGCCTTGCTTCTGGAACAGCTCAACTAATCcgagtaaataatttgtcatcgtatcgaacaaatcagagagatcagtcgactctgtcacaatctcgggcttttctgtatgaaaatatcccagttcttcttcgatctgagctgtagccggatcctcttttataaacccgcaagtaaagataaacttcactttgataggctttttttgtTGACTGATGAGCTCTAAGACTTTCGGTTTGATTCTGGCGATGAATGTCTTGGGGTCGTAACCTCTCTGCCCAGCTATTCCGTGGGTTTTAAGATACCCCTTCAACGCCGTCTGTTGTTCCTTGGGTGTGAAGCGATCTTCCGCCTCCTCGTGTAGACGCTTAATCCTCTCCTTCAGACGTTTGACCCGTTTATCCGCATCCTCTTTGACGGTCTTTTTGATGGGCTCGGGGACATAAGATAGTATCCAATCCGCAAACTTGTCTAACTCGCTCTTGATCAAGTTGGCCGCcctgtttgcaaaatgcttgaGTGATTGGACGCGGGAACTCCgtgggggttgggagggttTTAGAATAGGGACATTAATCTCAGGTATCGGGCCGTCGAGAATACTCTCCGACGTGTTGGACGGGGTAATGCGGGGTGGTCGTGGCAGCCCTTTGACAAGTTTGGGTAAAGGAACCCgtcggggtggtggtggtggtgacgtgctggtcagcgccccgacgagctcgtctctccgcatccagtaatatcttgggataccccgctccttggcgagggctttcagatctttcaccttcaggttctccatttctatcaaaccagccatgtctttaaaccacttttcaaaagcttttttagatgtgaagctGAGAGGCTAGCCCTCAGGCTCCCCCTAGGTGCggcacgtgacaaagtgattgacaggtttttgacaaagtgattgacaggttttttacaaagtgattgacaggtgggcgtggtcgtcacgtgacaaagtgattgacaggttttttacaaagtgattgacaggtgggcgtggccgtcacgtgacaaagtgattgacaggttcttgacaaaatgattgacaggtgggcgtggtcgtcacgtATGTGCAAGGAGTCTTgggcaaactcgcgcatgcgcaggtcgcggggcttggcggaggtgtgcgtagacttttgcgccacttttggaatgaaatttggggagatcaaaaagttgcgccagctgcgccaaaacccTACTACTGGTTCTCTATTTAAATGATTTGATTGAGAAAATAGATACATTACCTTGCctttaaaaatgtttaagTTATCCAAGTAAACTACGTGCAAATTCCGGcgataaaatacatttttgattgaaaatatatttaggGTAATTGTATGTCATGAAAGTATGTCGTGTGTTAGTACTGGAGGCGCTTATGAATGTAGATATCACGCAAATGACCTTCTAAAAGTTTACCCTCTTTCTAATAAAAATGCTTATGAAAATTCCGTTTACTGTATTGATTGCGAGCTCTCttactttttatattttgtcagTGTTATTGTTATGCATTAACGCGCAAATGAAAACAGATTTTCCGTTCCTGATTTTCAAAAAGTGTATGAAAAGCAATGAAAAGTAAAAAggtaatgaaaagcaaaaggtgtaaaaaTAGACCCCAAAATCTCCTAAAACActaaaatgtaaaataaaaacgaaTTCAAGTGTCTAATTATTTTCTTACGGGTTTGAATGTCGCTTTGTCGTCCATAATTAGCCGTAACAAAATGGAATCTTTACGTTCATGCAATTTCAGCTTCTGCCGGTCGCCATGTTTGTTGAACTTCCCGCCTCGCCCTAGTCTCTCTCAGTGCATTTAGGTCCTATTGTCTTCTCGAcataattaatttttttttatctttcggTTCTTATACAAGAAACTTGAACTTCTAATTGCTTGAAGACAGCGGTAGGTATCAATACAGCAATTtctttcattttgtttttatgataAAAAGGTTGGTGCCTGGGACAAAGCCTACCAGGAACGCCTGGTAAAGTTTAACTTTCTTGTTCGTGCACTTTTCCTTTATCTAGTAAGCGTATTATTCGTAAATTTTAAGTAATCAAAAGTTCGAAAGACTGTAATGGAAAGCACAGTATGAGAAAGGCTGTTCAAGTGAGGAATGCTTTATTTCTAGTAAGGAATGGCGCTTTTCACTGTTCTAGCAAAGGGTTTTTCACAGGCTCTAAATACATCGACGAAGAAAGCAGAATTTCACCACAACATCAACACGATGCAAAAGAACATGTTAGTGACATGTTCAGATGGAGTAAAGAAGCAACAATTTACGTGCACGTGAGTTTCTAAAGCCAGACTGAAATGACATTTGAGTTAATTATAATTCAAAAGACTTTGTTGGCGATCCTTTAAGTTTTTACTTAATTTGTACTGATTTATTTtccattattattttagtggCCATATTGCAAATCTCTGTGTTCGTTTTGTAACTTCAATAAATATGTGAGGTATGACAAAAGCTTATTTGTATTATCTATCTGTCAGACCCTTGTATATGTTTGTTAGGGTAACgttagggggtgggggcatgCTTCAAATACAAgaactgtataagaaattatCGATGAATTTTCCAGGGAGATTGCAGTAAATGTATGGGAAGTTTCGATTTTTTTGATGGAAGATGAAAGCTAAAAAACGGGAATCTCCCATGAAAACCAGGACAGTTGGCAGGAATGATTTTGTCTACATGTATGTCCTGCCTCTGCCGCTGTCTACATGTAAATCCTGCCTCTGCCATATCCCTCACTTAGCTGCCACCCATGGTGTCTGTCGACCTACCTGTCTGTCACAATCTTTTTCTCTctaatctgtctgtctgtctcatCATCTTCGGCGGCTACCTGCTTTGATAATGTCTTATTGCGTCtacaggcctgtagccagggTTTTGAGCGAgggggttcgtttacccatttagcagaCCGTTTTCTTTTAGGTAGCTCGTCCTGgcttgcagtggtactcaaCTTACCTTCGTCAGGacggaccttccagtcgagtggggtggttcttccgaaccccccccccctcggctACGGGCCTGCGTCCATTCGTCCTGTCCCTATTTCCGTTGCTTTCCTGTGTATTTATGTTGATTGGCTGTGGTTGTCCCTACGCAGTGAGATGTAGAAGGACATGACTACAAAAGCTTTTATGCATTTTCAAAGATAATATCCGAAGATTACTGCCGGAATCATGCTCAGTTTGTAGCTGATAAATTTTTAGCCCTTTCTAAGGTGAAcagtctttttcttcttttattgCTCAGTAATATGATGGATTATTATAGCTCTCtaataaaaatgtataaaaaagacaaaaaacaataacaatgtttTATGGTCTTGTTTATTTGCATCTAATGTCAACATTTGTTATTTGCTCCTCGCCAGAGAGTTCATAGACCATGAACGAATGAAAAAATGCCTGGTGAAGGAGTGCAAATCCTTATTGGAAATTTCAGGAGCAAAAACCATCAACTCTGTTTACTTCGGTGGAGGTATGTCCATAagattttatgtttttaaagCAATAAATGTGCCTATCAATCCTGTGCTATCACAAGATCTctgaaatattatttttaatctcaGGAACCCCATCATTGGCCAAGCCATCCACATTTTCTGCAATACTAGAGTGCCTTCAGCAGAAGGGGGTGCTAAACCCTAATGCTGAGGTCACCTTGGAAGCGAACCCCACATCTGCTGAGAGTCACAAACTAAGGTGTGGCACTCTTTTACAATTTTAGTGACTACCACCTGGgcggagggggtagggggtcaCATATCCCTGAATTTAGTGACTACCACCTGGGcagagggggtagggggtcaCATATTCCTGATTTTAGTGACTACCACCTGGgcggagggggtagggggtcaCATATTCCTGATTTTAGTGACTACCACTTGATAGGCATATTCCTATTGACAAAATAGCAAATTGGATGTGGCCAACAGCATTCTAAACCCTAAATCATAAAAGATTTAGGTTTTCTAAACCTAATTTctgatattttacaaaaatagtgtttgtattaaatttttttaagaatctATTTCTTGACTATAACTTGCTTAAACCACACTGGAACACCCTAAGTGATACATTTTTTAAGGCAACTTGTACACCATAAGGGAGGGATTTAAGCATATTTGACTTTATGTAGaagtccccccccccgggaTGATGGCATATGCTGTCAATTTTGGCTCATAAGGTACACTGCCAggagaagttttttttttagcatttaCTACTCACTGAAACAGTAAAATTTCTATGTATATTTTAAGGGCAATAAAATTCCTTAACTATGGTATGAATATGCCAACAAAGATTCATTTGTTGTTTGAAAAActttgataaaaaacaaaactgtcTTCTATTTTAGAGACTTCAAAACAGCTGGTATCAATAGGCTTTCACTGGGAGTTCAGGTGATATttaattattgtttattattaattcAACACAAAAGCAGTactttctcattttttttttactttgaggctattgtttttgtttttgtttctgagATTAAGATAACTATGTTTCAGACTTCTTTCTCCATTTTTATAAATAGTTCTAGAAAACTGCACCAAAAAAGGCACCTTTTACTAGAGACTATAAGCAagtttaaaatattttgttttctatttataGCTTTTTCCCTTCAGaactaaaataaaagaataatgTCCTTGGCCCTTCAAATATTTAACaccaaaataattttgaaGTTTTAACACTTTGTTAGACAAaactctttttatttgcagtcaCTGTCAGAAGATGAGCTAGCTGTTCTTGGAAGACAGGGTTCTTGCCTGGAATCATTGAAGTCACTTGATATGGCTAAGGTGTTGTTTCCAGGTAGAGTGTCTGTAGACTTGATGTTCGGACGCCCAAAACAAACAGCGCCAGAATGGGAGAGAGAGCTAGAAGAGGTATGaattaacaataataacattaaCAATGATAATATGTATACGCTAACcttattgtttatttatcaTGGATAGTTTTCTATAAATGGCAAATGCAGGAGAGCTGGATTGCTTGCTGGGTATCAAACTTTTTGTGGGATAAAAACAGTAAATATCAGTCTTTGTTTTGAAGTATCACAACTTAAGGACCACTTCATATCTTGCTCATCTTATCCCCCTTATTCAAGCTCTGAGTACACCACTAGTGAGTCTCTATCCCCATTGCTAGCTAgcattatattattttaatgaTTTTGGTGATTATGGTAGGAATTATAGATCAGGGGCGGTAAGGGTTATTTTCATGATCTGTGAAcggccttttttgtttatcatgAATCGTGAAAAGGACAATTAATTGAAAACTGGGATCTGTTATGCAACCTTCGCCGTGATTCATGAATGGCAAAATTTGATCAGCATGAATTGAGATCTATGCTCTTTAAAAATTGTGAATCGTGATTTCGGAGAGATTGATCCTTGGTGTTAGTTTATCAGTTTATCatgaaacgtgatttccgATTTTTGAAACTCCTGAAACAACCGCCCCTGAAAGAAAGCATTCAAGGTTACGTCCTAACAAGCAGTTAAATCTTAACTGCCTTGAAGATGTTTTCCAAGTGTAGTTTGATTGTCGCTGCAGATACTGCCTCTTTGTGACAATCACATCTCCATTTACCAACTCACACTACACAGAGGCACATCACTCTTCCGCCAGGTCCAGGAAGGCAAGCTGGTAAGCACATAGTAAGGGAAGggatttttctttgggggAGGGTGCGAAATCTGAAAAAATAGACCttattttttctggggtgggggtggtggtgaagGTGTTGAGTGTAAAAACTGACTACCcccaaaataacaacaataatttttttatgcaattgcACCATCTCCACAGGATGTTTGTTatcagatttggctacaaaaacgtttgacataccagagttatagttttgtctacaaataacacCTCTATTGCAAACGGAAGTGGATTTTCCATCCTGGATATGGGCCTGGAATATGATCATAACACCATCTCTTTACTTATACTTTGTGTTATCATTCACAATATCAATCACGAACGAATCTGGAGGCATGGATTGTAACGTGCTTCGGACACCTTGCAGTGTCCTCACTCTAAATAATGACAACAAGATTTCATGGAGGATAAGAAAGCTCATGGCAGGCTAGGACAGGGACCCAGTGGTTCTTACAtagccgatgaaaatggatgtTTTCTGTGTGGGACCTTAAAATAGTGCCATGGTTGGCCGTCTTTTTATTTGAAGCATTTAATTTCAGGTTGTACCTGACAGTGATCAAATGGCTGACCTCTATCTGACAACAGTTGATGTAAGTAGATTAGAGAATGATTagagttttgtttttgcatcAAAGGTTTATTTTCTGGCTTCTTGGAGGGAGAGTTTTCAGTTAACCATCCCCCACTCTCACAAATTTCCATTCCAGGAAACCAGATTTCCAAACTTGCACATGGACTAGGTTTTTATACCTAAGAAATGTGTTCGAAAACAGGAGTGATCATTTTCTCTTGCTTTCCTTCCCAATGATACCAATCAGATTTTCAACTAGTGAAGGTTTTTTCTTCACACCAAAGACATATTGAAGTATTGACCCTGAATGAAGTAATTGACTCTTGCATGTTTACTGCAGCATGTGACATCCACTTCCCTTTCCCAATTATTCTCTTGGCTTTGGATCCGACCCAAGCCACAGGAATTTCGAATTCCCTTTGTCAGGGTATTGAATTTTTCTTGAATTGCACAATAACGAAATTAATCATTAGTCTAATGTTCAATGATTTTAtgccaaataaaattttgagcATTCAACTTCAGGTGTTAGAGAAGGCTGGATTCTACCAGTATGAAGTTTCCAACTTTGCAAAGCCTGTGAGTGACACTGGGTACATGAGCAGTATACTCTTTTTAGACGTCTTTGACTATCAACATGTGAGAATAACAGTAGAAAATAGTTTAAAGAGTATTCATATTGTGTTGATGCACTTTACAGTTTTGGTGTTGTCTAGTGAACTTTATGCCATTCAGCATGTAGCCATGGTCTGAAAGAAGAGTATAAAAGATACCTAATGCTGTattcacaccaaaaccatgtttagttaagtaaggtttttctttgtctgataACTCgcaagtttctcattgtgttgaattcttactagctaaatgatcacttagtaacagcatagtctattcagttttgttcttggttctgtacactcttgggagattgagatttaaaccagtttaattaaaccaattttaaactggtttaagtgctggtgtAAATGCGGTATAAGTCTTGAGAGCCCTTTTGTTGTACATACCAAAGAAAAGTAAGGCGATTGGGCTGGCATTTATCCCTGGCGTTAACGCAGCCAACCAACCATCCAACCCAACTTCTTACAGGCTATGAAGATTTAATTTTTCCTGGAACTTGTGAGCCAGAAGCTTATGCCAGATCTTTTCATTGAGTTTATTtattagtttatttatttattagtttatttatttattagtttatttatttattagtttatttattattagtttATTTATTAC contains:
- the LOC5516893 gene encoding radical S-adenosyl methionine domain-containing protein 1, mitochondrial isoform X6 — protein: MRKAVQVRNALFLVRNGAFHCSSKGFFTGSKYIDEESRISPQHQHDAKEHVSDMFRWSKEATIYVHWPYCKSLCSFCNFNKYVREFIDHERMKKCLVKECKSLLEISGAKTINSVYFGGGTPSLAKPSTFSAILECLQQKGVLNPNAEVTLEANPTSAESHKLRDFKTAGINRLSLGVQSLSEDELAVLGRQGSCLESLKSLDMAKVLFPGRVSVDLMFGRPKQTAPEWERELEEILPLCDNHISIYQLTLHRGTSLFRQVQEGKLVVPDSDQMADLYLTTVDVLEKAGFYQYEVSNFAKPVEEFGHGTRKKVFQSNAVILEEIIMLGLRTSEGIPNERFNHYITATSSGSLREIFEGCSDVRDFMAEGLLQLDERGLRATPSGLAVVDTLTASIALHLEKYLKQS
- the LOC5516893 gene encoding radical S-adenosyl methionine domain-containing protein 1, mitochondrial isoform X2; its protein translation is MRKAVQVRNALFLVRNGAFHCSSKGFFTGSKYIDEESRISPQHQHDAKEHVSDMFRWSKEATIYVHWPYCKSLCSFCNFNKYVREFIDHERMKKCLVKECKSLLEISGAKTINSVYFGGGTPSLAKPSTFSAILECLQQKGVLNPNAEVTLEANPTSAESHKLRDFKTAGINRLSLGVQSLSEDELAVLGRQGSCLESLKSLDMAKVLFPGRVSVDLMFGRPKQTAPEWERELEEILPLCDNHISIYQLTLHRGTSLFRQVQEGKLVVPDSDQMADLYLTTVDVLEKAGFYQYEVSNFAKPVSDTGYMSSILFLDVFDYQHGCESQHNLSYWRGVPYIGIGPGAHGRFYEMSDKDSKMKRVAWVQTLEPNSWMKEVEEFGHGTRKKVFQSNAVILEEIIMLGLRTSEGIPNERFNHYITATSSGSLREIFEGCSDVRDFMAEGLLQLDERCKKGKEKRRSLFLHPKI
- the LOC5516893 gene encoding radical S-adenosyl methionine domain-containing protein 1, mitochondrial isoform X3; protein product: MRKAVQVRNALFLVRNGAFHCSSKGFFTGSKYIDEESRISPQHQHDAKEHVSDMFRWSKEATIYVHWPYCKSLCSFCNFNKYVREFIDHERMKKCLVKECKSLLEISGAKTINSVYFGGGTPSLAKPSTFSAILECLQQKGVLNPNAEVTLEANPTSAESHKLRDFKTAGINRLSLGVQSLSEDELAVLGRQGSCLESLKSLDMAKVLFPGRVSVDLMFGRPKQTAPEWERELEEILPLCDNHISIYQLTLHRGTSLFRQVQEGKLVVPDSDQMADLYLTTVDVLEKAGFYQYEVSNFAKPGCESQHNLSYWRGVPYIGIGPGAHGRFYEMSDKDSKMKRVAWVQTLEPNSWMKEVEEFGHGTRKKVFQSNAVILEEIIMLGLRTSEGIPNERFNHYITATSSGSLREIFEGCSDVRDFMAEGLLQLDERGLRATPSGLAVVDTLTASIALHLEKYLKQS
- the LOC5516893 gene encoding radical S-adenosyl methionine domain-containing protein 1, mitochondrial isoform X7; its protein translation is MRKAVQVRNALFLVRNGAFHCSSKGFFTGSKYIDEESRISPQHQHDAKEHVSDMFRWSKEATIYVHWPYCKSLCSFCNFNKYVREFIDHERMKKCLVKECKSLLEISGAKTINSVYFGGGTPSLAKPSTFSAILECLQQKGVLNPNAEVTLEANPTSAESHKLRDFKTAGINRLSLGVQSLSEDELAVLGRQGSCLESLKSLDMAKVLFPGRVSVDLMFGRPKQTAPEWERELEEILPLCDNHISIYQLTLHRGTSLFRQVQEGKLVVPDSDQMADLYLTTVDVEEFGHGTRKKVFQSNAVILEEIIMLGLRTSEGIPNERFNHYITATSSGSLREIFEGCSDVRDFMAEGLLQLDERGLRATPSGLAVVDTLTASIALHLEKYLKQS
- the LOC5516893 gene encoding radical S-adenosyl methionine domain-containing protein 1, mitochondrial isoform X1; the protein is MRKAVQVRNALFLVRNGAFHCSSKGFFTGSKYIDEESRISPQHQHDAKEHVSDMFRWSKEATIYVHWPYCKSLCSFCNFNKYVREFIDHERMKKCLVKECKSLLEISGAKTINSVYFGGGTPSLAKPSTFSAILECLQQKGVLNPNAEVTLEANPTSAESHKLRDFKTAGINRLSLGVQSLSEDELAVLGRQGSCLESLKSLDMAKVLFPGRVSVDLMFGRPKQTAPEWERELEEILPLCDNHISIYQLTLHRGTSLFRQVQEGKLVVPDSDQMADLYLTTVDVLEKAGFYQYEVSNFAKPVSDTGYMSSILFLDVFDYQHGCESQHNLSYWRGVPYIGIGPGAHGRFYEMSDKDSKMKRVAWVQTLEPNSWMKEVEEFGHGTRKKVFQSNAVILEEIIMLGLRTSEGIPNERFNHYITATSSGSLREIFEGCSDVRDFMAEGLLQLDERGLRATPSGLAVVDTLTASIALHLEKYLKQS
- the LOC5516893 gene encoding radical S-adenosyl methionine domain-containing protein 1, mitochondrial isoform X5, whose amino-acid sequence is MRKAVQVRNALFLVRNGAFHCSSKGFFTGSKYIDEESRISPQHQHDAKEHVSDMFRWSKEATIYVHWPYCKSLCSFCNFNKYVREFIDHERMKKCLVKECKSLLEISGAKTINSVYFGGGTPSLAKPSTFSAILECLQQKGVLNPNAEVTLEANPTSAESHKLRDFKTAGINRLSLGVQSLSEDELAVLGRQGSCLESLKSLDMAKVLFPGRVSVDLMFGRPKQTAPEWERELEEILPLCDNHISIYQLTLHRGTSLFRQVQEGKLVVPDSDQMADLYLTTVDVLEKAGFYQYEVSNFAKPVSDTGYMSSILFLDVFDYQHVEEFGHGTRKKVFQSNAVILEEIIMLGLRTSEGIPNERFNHYITATSSGSLREIFEGCSDVRDFMAEGLLQLDERGLRATPSGLAVVDTLTASIALHLEKYLKQS
- the LOC5516893 gene encoding radical S-adenosyl methionine domain-containing protein 1, mitochondrial isoform X4: MFRWSKEATIYVHWPYCKSLCSFCNFNKYVREFIDHERMKKCLVKECKSLLEISGAKTINSVYFGGGTPSLAKPSTFSAILECLQQKGVLNPNAEVTLEANPTSAESHKLRDFKTAGINRLSLGVQSLSEDELAVLGRQGSCLESLKSLDMAKVLFPGRVSVDLMFGRPKQTAPEWERELEEILPLCDNHISIYQLTLHRGTSLFRQVQEGKLVVPDSDQMADLYLTTVDVLEKAGFYQYEVSNFAKPVSDTGYMSSILFLDVFDYQHGCESQHNLSYWRGVPYIGIGPGAHGRFYEMSDKDSKMKRVAWVQTLEPNSWMKEVEEFGHGTRKKVFQSNAVILEEIIMLGLRTSEGIPNERFNHYITATSSGSLREIFEGCSDVRDFMAEGLLQLDERGLRATPSGLAVVDTLTASIALHLEKYLKQS